One window from the genome of Elaeis guineensis isolate ETL-2024a chromosome 5, EG11, whole genome shotgun sequence encodes:
- the LOC105036801 gene encoding sm-like protein LSM4 isoform X2, with protein sequence MLPLSLLKTAQGHPMLVELKNGETYNGHLVNCDTWMNIHLREVICTSKDGDRFWRMPECYIRGNTIKYLRVPDEVIDKVQEETTKSRSDRKPPGVGRGRGRGREDGGSGRPAKGIGRGQEDGGKGGRGKGASGSRGGGGRARGQGS encoded by the exons ATG CTTCCGTTATCGCTCCTGAAGACGGCCCAAGGGCATCCCATG CTGGTGGAGCTGAAGAATGGGGAGACGTACAATGGGCATTTGGTGAACTGTGATACCTGGATGAACATTCACCTTCGTGAGGTCATTTGCACTTCAAAG GATGGAGATAGGTTTTGGAGAATGCCTGAATGCTACATTCGAGGGAACACCATTAAGTATCTTCGAGTTCCTGATGAG GTAATTGACAAGGTCCAAGAAGAAACTACCAAGAGCCGTTCAG ACAGAAAGCCACCTGGTGTTGGCCGTGGAAGGGGAAGAGGTAGAGAGGATGGTGGCAGCGGTAGGCCTGCTAAAGGCATTGGACGTGGTCAGGAAGATGGTGGCAAAGGTGGTCGTGGCAAGGGTGCAAGTGGCAGTAGAGGTGGTGGCGGCAGAG CAAGGGGACAAGGCTCCTGA
- the LOC105036801 gene encoding sm-like protein LSM4 isoform X1, whose product MLPLSLLKTAQGHPMLVELKNGETYNGHLVNCDTWMNIHLREVICTSKDGDRFWRMPECYIRGNTIKYLRVPDEVIDKVQEETTKSRSDRKPPGVGRGRGRGREDGGSGRPAKGIGRGQEDGGKGGRGKGASGSRGGGGRGGGRGRG is encoded by the exons ATG CTTCCGTTATCGCTCCTGAAGACGGCCCAAGGGCATCCCATG CTGGTGGAGCTGAAGAATGGGGAGACGTACAATGGGCATTTGGTGAACTGTGATACCTGGATGAACATTCACCTTCGTGAGGTCATTTGCACTTCAAAG GATGGAGATAGGTTTTGGAGAATGCCTGAATGCTACATTCGAGGGAACACCATTAAGTATCTTCGAGTTCCTGATGAG GTAATTGACAAGGTCCAAGAAGAAACTACCAAGAGCCGTTCAG ACAGAAAGCCACCTGGTGTTGGCCGTGGAAGGGGAAGAGGTAGAGAGGATGGTGGCAGCGGTAGGCCTGCTAAAGGCATTGGACGTGGTCAGGAAGATGGTGGCAAAGGTGGTCGTGGCAAGGGTGCAAGTGGCAGTAGAGGTGGTGGCGGCAGAG GTGGAGGGCGCGGCCGTGGCTGA
- the LOC105045293 gene encoding uncharacterized protein, with protein MALRSLDNALPATIERPKKVPKIVAPAVKISSPADVPRGCSVMNDENAAPPPKAVEQSSEYIASEDLKALPDPETKIASLLEELESRDWLKVCEGLNDVRRLALHHYSYLLPILGNVMLVIVKAMKSPRSALCKTSIMACTDIFHSFGNILLSTSEESAFDQLLLQLLLKASQDKRFVCEEAEKSLEKMAVSVPPLPLLKKLQSYVNHSNLRVRAKAAVAISKCVSKMGIEVMKDFGLAALLQVSAELLNDRLPEAREAARSIITSIHSGFAQQNELKVGDESSDAESWQNFCSSNLPPISAQSVAKIVSQ; from the exons ATGGCTCTTAGATCCCTCGATAACGCTCTCCCAGCCACCATCGAGAGGCCCAAAAAGGTCCCGAAGATCGTTGCGCCTGCGGTAAAGATCTCTTCTCCTGCCGACGTTCCTCGAGGTTGTTCAGTCATGAATGATGAGAACGCGGCACCTCCGCCAAAGGCTGTGGAGCAGTCCTCGGAGTACATCGCTTCAGAAGACCTCAAGGCCCTGCCCGACCCCGAAACCAAGATCGCG AGTTTGTTGGAGGAACTGGAATCAAGAGATTGGCTAAAAGTGTGTGAAGGTTTGAATGATGTTCGCCGGCTCGCACTTCATCACTATTCTTATCTGCTTCCAATCCT GGGCAATGTGATGCTGGTAATTGTGAAAGCAATGAAAAGTCCAAGAAGTGCATTGTGCAAGACATCGATCATGGCGTGTACCGATATCTTTCATTCCTTTGGGAATATTTTGCTATCCACCTCCGAGGAGTCTGCTTTTGACCAGCTG TTGCTGCAGCTTCTGTTGAAAGCATCTCAAGACAAACGTTTTGTATGTGAAGAGGCTGAGAAGTCACTGGAGAAAATGGCTGTTTCTGTGCCTCCTCTTCCATTGCTCAAGAAGCTCCAATCTTATGTTAACCATTCTAACCTTAGGGTGAGGGCTAAGGCTGCTGTTGCCATATCAAAATGTGTCTCCAAGATG GGCATTGAAGTTATGAAGGATTTTGGGCTAGCAGCTCTTCTTCAAGTATCAGCTGAATTGCTGAATGACAGACTGCCAGAGGCACGTGAAGCAGCTCGAAGCATTATTACTTCAATTCATAGTGGATTCGCACAACAAAATGAATTGAAAGTGGGTGATGAATCATCAGATGCAGAATCATGGCAGAATTTCTGTTCTTCAAACCTGCCTCCCATTTCAGCACAGTCAGTAGCGAAGATTGTTTCGCAGTAG